The nucleotide sequence tctcttcctcctcccttcttcctcccctccccttttctttcttcctcctcccctgcccacttcatccctccctcccccatgtcagtttcacctatcctaagcatgattgcatgggaataaatctcactcaattcaataaacatgcaaatgattgatccattctcagcaaacttgcccaggatcccatttcttacctcccagattaaaaagtagagaaattcaagaataggcaaaaaaaaaccttgcagtgtaagaacatacctatagccaacaggtatttccatcaaactttaaaaagcaaggaaattgggcagctatagtgaatgcaccaggagagcaggagacctgacctcctctctgagatattggactgccctacaaattggtcaaaatgcaaacacaatttgggttggtctttcacaatccaatccacttgctgtgtagcttggaagaatttggtaacgtgcctctgagcatatggtgagtggtggcaacacctgcaatcagcccacagcacagaaacaagacatgagctgtactgatcttgttttagcagggaggaagcaaccatattaagacagttgatattgttcaaatagtcactttacatatgtttgatttactttgtaattttagtgaagtttcttatagtaaatcattttcttttgtttctggcaatatgtgaagtacaacactttgcataatttacactaaaaagactccaaaaacaattgtggaataatggcactgactattctgcagaatagtttccaatggacatgaggagtgtctcagcacAAGATAAAgtagtgggagatgaaatatctTCTAGCTAATTTCTAAGTGtgctaaatgtttttaattgaacatGCCCATCATTCtgtaagtggagtggtttaagcatagcaggctgaacacatgcatcgtgggcagaccaagtttgttttttccaacagctagattcattgcttaagtagcaacatattgtaatcagtctgatttttacatcaaaatgcagtttcagattcaactgttaatgcatccaaaagagaagtagaacatagcctccagtttgaaacacaaaaggttgtcttcaccatcgtatgacacTGACttctaaaaaggctttgaaattaataaaaataaatataacagatttctaggatgaataatgagagaaatataatttcctatgttagattctctgtagaaacattagtaacacaggaaagaagcaaagtaataagaacaccaacaaacatacacaaatataattctctacttttggagatggcaggtgttgccaccactcaccatatgctcagaggcacatgttaccaaattcttccaagatacacagcaagtggattagactgtgaaagaacaacccaaattgtgtttgaattctgacaaatttgtagggcagtccaatatctcagagaggaggtcaggtctcctgctcccctggtgcattcactatagctgcccaatttccctgctttttaaagtttgatagaaatatctgttggctataggtacattcttaaactgcaaggggtttttgcctatttgtgaatgtAACATGATAGGTCTTCAAGTACTTTGATTATTACTTTTGGGACATGCCGTCAACACCTCTCCCTCCCCTgtagccagggccagccccaggcatgccagggcctttgggcaccagcttgccccgggccccaggatgtgtacatgcatgcacatgtgcagcctcacacatgccccacctacctgtctcctgtcttttgcggctatgTGGGCTGTGCGCacagcactaccattaaccaagatggcagccaaggtttccctaaggggctgaagcctccgccaccatcttgagtGCTACGAGCATGCCTCTCTGCCattagccaagatggcagcaggggcatcagcaccttagggaaaccttggctgccatcttggttaacggTAGCGCTGCGCATGCACtgcacacagctgcaaaagaagtcagcagagaaaggtaagtggagcaagggaatggcgggcggctcagaagctccatggattgtggaaggggagtggaggggctcctcaggggccattgtagccccaggggcccttggccagggctccacctagccaccctttggagccggccctgcctgtaGCAGTTGGTTTCCCCTAATCTCATGCTAATAACTGTACTTACAATAAGCAGTTCCAAAAATGCTTGAGGCTTTTGAACGCCAGTTATGAAACTGGTTGATGTCCACATCCCTGAGCTGCCCAGCTCCAGCCTCCGAAGGTGAAAGACTTACTAGAGCTTACAGAATACATCTCTTCCTATCTACCCATCAAGCACATTTGAAGCTGTGTGTGCCAAGCCATTACCACCAAAGTAGGGAGGAAGCCCTGTAAACACCAACAGTCCCAACAGACTATAGTGTGGGGCTAAGGCCACAATGATAGTGCATCCCTATCAGTGGCTGGGGCCTGTACCAAAAGATTTAAGTGCATACTTAAAAaatcaagaaatcattgttgggTTGGGCTGGCTGACGAAAATAAATGTGTAGGTTAAAAAGAAGAAGGTAAAACTGTTGGAATTTGCCACAAGGTTGAAGTAAAAAGATACTAGGGTAGgaagggggaaactgtggccggccaagtgttattggactccaacccccatcagtccGGGCCAGCATAGCTGATGGTCAGgtatcatgggagttgtagtccagcaacaacaggAGGGACACAGGTTATTCATCCCTATGCTAGGGTTTGAATTAAGTTAGATCCTGTTATTCTATGCCCATTCTGTTCCTTTTATAGAGATACAGCTAATAGCTTTATTTTTCAGAAATCAGTTCTAATCTTCCTTTTCTTCCAGCACTGTGGCTGCTTGGCACTCACACTTTGGAAAGAAGTCTTCACCGTAACTTTGCCGGGTCTTAGGGCTCAATTGGTCCCAGAGTTGCTGTAAGGAGGCCTCTACTGATTCAGGATTGGTCAGAGCAGTCTTGAAGGAGCCTGGCTCGATAATGGAGACCTTTACCCCAAAATGGTACATGTCCCTCCTGAAAGAGAGAGGGTTGATATTTCATACTCCCCATTGCAAGGATTAGAAAAAGACATTCCATCCATACAATCTTTCCACGTCAGCCATTAAACTTTAACACAATAAATTGTACTTGGTTGCCCATTTCTTACATAAAATGCAGGCTCTTTTGTTACTTGTCAAATGTAACTCCAAAGTATGGTAAGCGGTAACTACAACCTGCATCAGGTGATCTTGTATATGTGTCAGCGTGCCTGGGTCTCTTCCACCCTCTGCTGACTGAGCTCCTATGCCTTTAATTCTTGTATAATATCATCAGAGCTTTTCCTATTTCCATTACGGGCAAAACACAACTCTTGAACTTTTGCCCCATCATCCTGTTGTTTGAACACAGGATcactgccaggaaaaaaaaaattggcaaccTCATGTGCAGCAAATGCAGAGTGCAATTCACCACCaaagcagcttcctgttcctCTGTTTACATTAACTTTTGTCATGAAATCACATTTTTTTTCTAGATCACTTTCTAAGTTACCACTTAAAATAATTGAAAACTCAAGTGTGATTGTAGTTCTAGAACCTGAAAAAAAAATTGGTTGAAGCTCATCTCTTCTAGTGAGCCTTTTGCTTCCATGTACTGGAATGAATGTAGCAGATACCTACAAGCTGGAGAGAGGATGAAGATGTCTCTTGCACACTTTCATATGTGAACatctacttttaaaaatgtgaatttgatgttTGTAAAATGCCAACCGTGTTCTTGGCATTGCCAACTATATACTGTCATGTGATCTCACTCACGCTGTCCATTAGGTTCTGGCATGCCCTAGGGTGGTGATAGACAATGGATGCTAATTAATGGGCAACCAGAGCAGAAGATCATTCCTACCTATTTGGATGGGGTGCCACATTGAGAGTCATCAGATTGCAGGATGGGAAGTGACTGAAACTAGCTTTCTCTAGGCTGAGGGTGTAGGATGAGAACTGATCAGGCAAAACTTGAAAACTGACTTTGTCTGGGCATCTGATTTATAAATTTGGGGTGCAGAATTTATGTTGTGGGGAAGCACAACCTGCAGAAGTGTGAAATATGTAGGGTCGTCACTCATATCCAACATTAGTTATACTCAAAATAGACCCTTTGGAAACAATGGGTAtaactaggagaccagggttcaaatccccacacagccatgaagcgcacagggtgaccttgggccagtcactgccaatggtaaaccccctctgaatgctgcttaccatgaaaaccctattcatagggttgccataagtcggaatcgacttgaaggcagtccattatcacTCTGtgcagaacttagttggatacaacccatgcatTCTAGAAGTGGAACACTTTGGGCATGTTTGGCTGTAATACTAAACCATGATTTGGAATGAGCTACAGTGAGCCATTGTTTGTGATCTCCCAtaagaaccctgttggatcagacccaaGGACCATCTAGTCTAGTAGTGGCCACCcatatgcctatggaaagcctgtaagcaggacctgagtgcaacagcactcccctctcctcccctgcagcTGGAGTAAATTTACTGAGTATTTACTGTCAATTTTCCTTTAAATTTGGCTTTTCATTTAATCTGAACTGAGGACAGTGGTTGATACTAACTATAGTTAGCttgaacaagccagcttcataaacaaTGGTTTGAAGTTGGGCTGTTTTGAAACTGGCAATTGATAGTGATAACCCATGAACCTGGGTTCAGATGAATGACAAACTGAGTTTAACAGAAAGTAAATTTTGCCAAAGCCCGCTTTCCAGCTGTGTGGAAAGAGAGGGGAGGGTACAAGTCCAAGGCTTGCTTCAGCTTGTTCATGgagcactaaaccatagtttagttttacatctgaatgtggcctttgtgtttttttaaaacttttccaGCTTCCCCAGGCTGAGATGAGGGAGAATCTCTTTTTGATTTTGTCTAAAAACAGGTATGTCCTTTGAAGGCTAACATGGTGAAACCTTGAATGACGTAAGCTGACATTAGTAACTTTAGGATTTCTGAGCTTGAATATTTGATGATAAATTGCAGGGTGAAAAactgaagaggggaaaaaacacattTGAATTCATAAgggaaaatgcatttatttaatcAAATAAAGGTTGATACAAagctggggggcagggagggggagagatcaaATACTTAGGCCCTCAGCCCTACAAAGCAACTTACATAAGATTTTCAAATTTACATAGGCCAGCATCAACATTCTAGTTGCTGGATCCACTAGTGCTTGTTTTTGTCCCAGCCATTATTTGAGCTATTGTTCTGTTTTTTAGCTGAGACCTTGCAAGATCGTCATTTGCCAGGTCAGAAGAGCATTAGCCTTTCGAAGGCAAATTACTCATTTCCCATCAGCAAAAGGAACAACAGAAGGTTCCTCCACCTCTGTTAATCTTGCCGCTGGCAAAATCCAGCTTGTAGGAAGAATCTTTATAAAACAGAACAGGAGGTTGAGGCTGAAGGAATAAGGGTACAAGAAAGGGCATTAAAGAAGAAAGGGTGACTGTgtgcatgccatacatttaaaagcatatggcttcccctaaagaatccctgggaactgtagtttgcccctcacagaccaacaattcccatcacccttaaactgcagttcccaaattctttgagggaagccatgtgctttaaacatatgtgTAGGCAGCTGTGTCTGCTGGGATGAAGGTGGTTTAAGGAgcaaggtggggagggagggagggtagtacagtggttagagtattggactagaacctgggggaCAAGTTCTAatctccactcagtcatgaagcttactgagagaccttgggccaatcactgagcttacctacctgacagggttgttgtgatggtaAAATGGGAAGGGGTAGAATCcttggaggaacggtgggatataaatgtaaacaaataaacacacaaacaagCCAAAAGAATGtgagaagacaagaaaaatgaGGGGAAAGGAACAAAAGAATGTAAGGGTGCAATATATGGGTAGAGGAGCAGAGAAGCCAGTCTGATGTGGGAAAACTGGCAGCATGCAAGTCCCTAAGGGGTGAGCACAAGTAAAGCCCTACTTGCTCTCCTACCTGAGACTGTCGGAGAAGGCCTCAACTGTGTATTTGGAAAGGCAGTAGCCTCCGCCAAAGGTTGAGAGGCGACCACACGTGCTGGAGGTGTTGACGACACGGCCACGTGCCTGCTTGAGCAAAGATAGGAAGGCCAAAGTTACCTCAATCACTCCAAAGGTGTTGACAGCCATTACCTTGCGGTAATCCTCCACATTCATCCATTCTGTGGGGCCAACGGGGTAGGCTACACCTGCATTGTTCACCAGACCAAAGAGCCCTGGAGggagaaaataagacagaaaacACCTTGCTTTGTGCAGCACAGTCCGCTGAAGGAGCTTTCCTCATTGAAGTGTTTATGTTTAGGCCTTCAGCGGCATGTGATGGAACTGCAGTAGACATGTGTGTATGTATTAGGGACTCCGTTTGCATGTCAAGCtaaatccatcaaatttgcactttctgaaacaatatgagagtcaaaacacagccatccttcaaaatttgcacttacttgaattttgcaatgcagtttgccaaccaaccaatgtttacaaaaatgcatatggtaggggaaagtgcgcataaaaatgaatttatgaggcaaaataacatacaaaaatgcattatatgacaaaaaagttcttgcaaaaatgtgtacactagtcaaaattgcctacaaaaatgtgtttattgggagaaattcacactaaaatgctggagaattttcatgaggattttaaaaaagaaagccataaattgctgcagaaatgtggagaactgaatttaagattggaaaaattagagcctgagagaacagaaattgacacatTTTCCCATCCCTAGTATGTATGCATCTGcatgcctctccctctctctcccccctatcCCCTCTCTTCCCTCACCCCCATTCAACTGATATTGTAGAACATGGAATCAGCATTCCTCTGCTTTTCACTGACAGCATTCCCAGTACAGTGACAGGATCGTGGAAGATGTcacacaaagctgccttatattgagccagaTCATTGCCCCATCGTACCTAGTACAGTGCACTCTGATTGCCAGCAGCTCTCCCAAGATTTCAGGCAAAGGTCTTCCAACCCGTTTAATCGATGATACCAAAGACTGAGCCTGGGATGTTATATATATGTAAAGCTTTGTTATGGGGGGCAGGGATGTTCTTATAGTCTTATAGTCAAACCAAGAAAACTCACGTTTAAGGCTATGCATGTCTGCCTCAGTTTCTCACCTGTAAAATGGATATAATTGTGACCTATGTTGGGATCACAATAAAGGGAGTAAAGCATTCTGCAAATTAAAACTAGTAATAATAAACTGTGGTTTCAACTTTAATGCAGGCTCTACGGTTGAGTACATGCTTTGCGCGcagagagacccaggttcagtcactagcatatccaggtagggctgggaaagactccactCTGAACCTATGGAGAGCCAGTCAgtaccagtcagtgttgacagcattgagctagatggagcaatggtccaactcagtataaggcagcttcttaagttCTGCAGCAGCAAAACAGCGATTGTACGTGCACGTGTTGCTGTCTTAATAATTCTTGGGCACGTTGGTGTACAGTCAGTTAAGCTGCCCTGTGTTTTTGAGCACTGCAGGCAAAGCTCTGCTCTGTATTAGCATTCTGTGCCAAGACAATCCAAATTTTTGCATCAAGGAAAGTTGGATTCTGTAATTTgcacatattatgcaaattaaaccatttcttttgcttttgtataatttattgtccgtttttattttactgttttgcaCAGTTTGTTCTGGTTCTGCTATAGTAATGAGGAAAGGCAAAGAGTGATGCAGGTCATTGAAGCCCTCCTAGACAGACTAATGGAAATCTAGGGCAGTTGACTTAGATCAAGTGGATTCAGGGTCAAATCCCCATCAAACTCAAAGGCTGGCCTTGCGCCAATCACTCTTTGGGCCTAACTgacatcacagggttgttctgtgAGGGATAAATGCAGGGGGAGGGAATGATTGTCTGTGGTGCTCTGAGCTTGAAGAAAAGGTAGGAGaaaaatagaataaaacaaaATCGTATGAAGTGACCATTCTGgcttctgaagtttaaaaataaTTAGCCACACTTTCAAGCATATCTCTACGGCCATATGGGCTAGACATctgcttcattttaaaaatgaaagctgaaatttCAGGAAGCCAACATCCAGACCTCCATTCTCCCCTTTTCTCCTGCAGAAGCACAACATACATGCAGCCCTGACTCCAGCCCTTCTCCCTGCATCCCACTGAGACTCACCTTTTTCCCCCACTTCGGCCCTCACCCACTCCACGGCTTTGCGGATGCTCTCAGAGTTGGTGACATCAAGCAAGGTGGTGCGCAGGTTTGGCGAGCTGGCCCGCTGCAGGTTATCAACTCCTTTCTGAGTGAGGCAACTTGCCAGCACCTGGAAGCCCTTCTTGTCAAGCCGCTTGGCCAGCATGTTCCCAAAACCTGTGTCACAGCCTGTGATGAAAACATACTTATCCTTAAAGGAGCTTAGAGTTTGCCGGTCACGGAAGAACCAGACGATAATCCAGAGGACACTGAAGAGCAGCACATAGCAGCACCACATAGCAGAGTCTCACTGAAGGCCTGCAGGGTAAGGGGAGATAGGCAAGGTGGGCTAAGAACAACACTTCTGCCTGTCATCTCGAACTACGGAACACTGATTTTGCGTAAAAGTGAAGAAGGAATCCCTCTGTTTTAATCACTCTAGTACTGtgttggggaacctctggccctccagatgttgctggactacaactcccatcatcccagagacctttggctatgctgcctgtggctgatgggagttggagtacaacatagacctggaaggccacagattctccatccctgcaaaTCACTAGGCTTCTGGATTGACAATAAAAGCCAGTGATAACATAAACATTCCAGTTATATTCTTCTAGTGTGCTGGTATCTAAGCAGTCATGTttacttctttaccctggcctttccaCTAGCTATTttgcttaataaaaaaaatcatcccTGCAAGGGCTAAAGATGTGATTAATGTCCCATCTGGTTTAGCTCTGGATTGGTCCACCTTATGCCTGCAAGCCACACAGGAGCAGTGCTTGTCTCTGTGCTAACTGCTGACATTCCCACCGTactagcacagggatggggaacctgtggcccttcaaatgttgttgaattccagctcccattatccccagccagtacggtcaatggacagggatgatgggagttatggtctaGCAACTTCTGGGGGGGGTGTTcataagttccccacccctgaactaggAGGATCCATGCAGGTGGCAAAGTCCCCAGTCACCAGTGATGCAAACCCCCAATGCTTGTTGGTATTTCTTCCCTGATGTATGCCTCTCTCCAGCCCAACCCCCGCTGCCTCCCTTTTCTGGTTTAGCATGAGCCCATGTTGGATGTGAACATCTAGTTCTAGTGTCCTGTACACAAGACAGATGATAGAATCTGAACTGCCTTACAAAGAGAGGGAGAACCTAGAAGCCTCAGCAGAGTGAAAGATCAGGAAATCTGCAACTTGCAGTGCCCCCATGAGGAGATGGGAAGAGGGAAGAACGCCACTCTTATTTTTACTTTCATCCCTACATCATGGTCTGTGGTAGGTTCAAATGAGCTTTTCCCAAAGTTACTGCTCTTGTCTTTTCCACTAATGGGAGAATTTGGCAGTGCAGTCCAAACCAATAAAATAGTGTGGGAGATTTATCTTGGTTATTGTCACAATGTGTGATGGATGTAcgttaaatttatggtgtggatctcatattttgttgttgtgtgccctaaagtcaatcatgacttatggcgactctatgaatcagtgacctccaatagcacctttcgtgaaccaccctgttcagatcttgtaagttcagctctgtggcttcctttatggaatcaatccatctcttgtttggccttctacttttctactcccttctgttttccccaacattgtcttttctaatgaatcatgtcttttctaatgaatcatgtcttctcatgatgtgtccaaagtatgataacctctgtttcatcattttagcttctagtgatagttctggtttaatttgttctaacaaccaattatttgtctttttcgcagtccatggtatgcacaaagctctcctccaacaccacatttcaaatgagtggatttttctcttatccgcttttttcactgtccgactttcacatccatacatagagattgggaataccatggcctgaatgatcctgactttagtgttcagtgatacatctttgcatttgaggaccttttctagttctctcatagctgccctgcccagtcctagcctccttctgatttcttgactattgtttccattttggttaatgactgtgccgagatattgataatccttgacaagttcaatgtcctcgttgtcaactttaaagttacataaatcttctgttgtcattactttagtcttcttgatgttcagctgtagtcctgcttttgtgctttcctctttaactttcatcagcgttcgttttaaatcattactggtttctgctagtagtatggtatcatctgcatattttaaattattgatcattctccctccaattttcacacctctatcttggtccaatcccgctttccgtatgatgttctgcatatagattaaacaagcagggtgataaaatacacccgtctcacaccctttccgattgggaatcaatcagtttctccatattctgtccctacaGTGACATCAAGTGAGGGATGTACATTTcactctaccacctcattctacTGCACATGTAGACCAGGCCAAATATTTATAGACACATTTCCTCCCAGTCATGAGAGACACTTTGCAGTCACCTTATGGCACCCCTCTACACAAATAGAAAGGCATGGGGGGAAATCAGAAAAACTGGAAAAAACCATCCTGGGGGTTTGGGAAAAATGGGGGGAaggtcccaccaccaccacatttttcCATGTTTTTTTCTTCTGGGCCTTCGCATCTCTACACACAACTAGGTCTTCTGCATATACTTGGATTATAATTCAACATAGTATTGAAGAGAAGGGAAGAATGTGACTGACGCTGGCTCATGAAAGCTTATCTGAACACAGTTCCCCCTCTTGATTTTGCCAGAGTGAATGTACAGCTATCAGCCTGCAATCAGACTGCATGCAGAACTGGGATGCCAGTAGTTCTTCACCTCAAGACAAGTGTGAAGACCTCACCAGATGAAAAACAAAATTGTGTGAATCAGGCTTAGGGCAAAATAACTCAGGTTCAGTTAAAGTCACACAGTGGCTGGACACAGAACTCACGATTTCAAGTATAAAGGTTTTAAAGCATTCTGCAACCAGCTGTGTTCTCATCTTCCAGAGTTGGAGCTTAGGAGCCTGAATTCCTCACTCTGCTTTTGTCTTGCACATGCAATTTCAGCTCCCTCAAGCAGAGGACAGCTCCTACTTGCAGTacaccaaagcagaaaaaaaaccTTTATTCTAGTCAAGACCACATTCAGGTCTCAGCTCTGACCATGACTCCTCCAGCTTTCCCCACTGCAAAATGGGCTAGCTATCCATCTTGACgctcgcagggttgttgttgttgttttaaaaaaacaaagttccTGGAGCTAGACCCACTGCAATGCCAGTCCACCCCCAGGCCCCCCTTACCTTCTCACCAGATGCAGCTATTGATAAATTTAGCAGACACTAGCAGAAAAAGCGACAGCTAGTTTCTGCTGTAGCTAGGACTCCTTGCCCCACTTGGTTTCTGCTGCATAGAGCGGACAAGAATTCTGCTCCTAGGCAAAGTCCATGAGGGCGAGAAGCCAGAGCCCTCCCCAGCCAGCTCCCTGATAAGACGCCCAGGGTCAGGGACACAGCCCAGCATTAACTCTTGGTGCAGCTACAAGGAAATCTGCCTGATCAGCCTCCTCCATTCATCTAAATTCCAGTTAAATCTCTCAGGACTTTGAGTGTGTATTGAGGAATCAGACAAAGATTAGACTAAAGGGTTGGGCTGTGATTCAGAAACGGTTGTGTAGGATTAAAGACAAAAGAGCTGCATTTCCTTGAATGCTGTCCCATGCAACAGAGCTAGCTAATGCTAGGTGAACTGGGATGATGCTGATGGTTAATATTATTTACATAACATTGTTGCTCTtaagaggagcccagggcagtgcacaacataaaacatacaatcaataattaaaacatctaaaaattaaAATTCTAAAATCAGTATATCAAAGCAGCATAGCAAATCCCAAAGCCAATTTATATCCCAAATATCTAGgcaaacaaatatgttttaaattggtaTCTAAATAGTGATAGTGCAGG is from Rhineura floridana isolate rRhiFlo1 chromosome 3, rRhiFlo1.hap2, whole genome shotgun sequence and encodes:
- the RDH5 gene encoding retinol dehydrogenase 5 → MWCCYVLLFSVLWIIVWFFRDRQTLSSFKDKYVFITGCDTGFGNMLAKRLDKKGFQVLASCLTQKGVDNLQRASSPNLRTTLLDVTNSESIRKAVEWVRAEVGEKGLFGLVNNAGVAYPVGPTEWMNVEDYRKVMAVNTFGVIEVTLAFLSLLKQARGRVVNTSSTCGRLSTFGGGYCLSKYTVEAFSDSLRRDMYHFGVKVSIIEPGSFKTALTNPESVEASLQQLWDQLSPKTRQSYGEDFFPKYLKIMKFVLNTCDPDLSKVTTCMEHALQAKYPRSRYSAGWDAKFVWLPATYLPAFMVDIVLATILPKPAHGVR